The following proteins are co-located in the Vigna unguiculata cultivar IT97K-499-35 chromosome 9, ASM411807v1, whole genome shotgun sequence genome:
- the LOC114162114 gene encoding E3 ubiquitin-protein ligase RGLG3 isoform X1 yields MGNTESMYESEDNFYQHAPYYAGSLENSSYHESSSYDGDYSNTSYNQPSTYARSSENSWRQKKQQPTYIADHFSSLDQVVSALREAGLESSNLILAIDFTKSNEWTGKHSFHRKSLHHIGNSPNPYEQAISIIGRTLSSFDEDNLIPCFGFGDASTHDQNVFSFYQDNRFCHGFEEVLARYREIVPYLKLSGPTSFAPVIDAAIDIVERNNGQYHVLVIIADGQVTRNPDTPHGRLSPQEEATISSIIGASHYPLSIILVGVGDGPWDEMKHFDDNITERVFDNFQFVNFTKIMSENTEASKKEAAFALAALMEIPFQYRAAQNIQLTDRESVLRQHRRPLPPPNEVIDHDNARMAIPHMPNLESVQPSAPAGIEPVCPICLTNPKDMAFGCGHTTCKECGSTLSSCPMCRKQITTRLRLYT; encoded by the exons ATGGGAAATACAGAGTCAATGTATGAATCTGAAGATAATTTTTACCAACATGCCCCTTATTATGCTGGGAGTTTGGAGAATAGTAGCTATCATGAATCATCTTCTTATGATGGGGATTATTCGAATACTAGCTATAATCAACCCTCTACTTATGCTAGAAGCTCAGAAAACAGTTGGCGTCAGAAAAAGCAGCAACCCACATATATAGCTGATCATTTCAGCTCATTGGATCAG GTTGTTTCTGCTCTTAGAGAAGCTGGTCTTGAATCTTCAAATTTAATACTTGCTATTGACTTCACCAAAAGCAATGAGTGGACAG GCAAGCACTCGTTCCATCGAAAAAGCCTTCATCACATTGGAAACAGTCCTAATCCATATGAGCAGGCTATCTCCATCATTGGTCGTACTTTGTCTTCCTTTGATGAAGACAATCTGATACCATGTTTTGGATTTGGTGATG CTTCTACACATGATCAGAATGTGTTCAGTTTTTATCAAGATAATAGATTTTGTCATGGTTTTGAGGAAGTACTTGCACGCTACAGAGAGATTGTTCCATACTTAAAACTATCAG GTCCAACATCATTTGCCCCTGTAATCGATGCAGCAATCGACATTGTGGAAAGAAACAACGGCCAATATCATGTTCTTGTCATTATTGCTGATGGACAg gtTACCAGAAATCCAGATACACCACATGGAAGGCTTAGTCCTCAAGAAGAAGCAACCATTAGTTCCATCATTGGTGCAAG TCACTATCCTCTCTCGATTATTTTGGTTGGCGTTGGAGATGGACCATGGGATGAGATGAAGCACTTTGATGATAACATTACTGAGCGAGTATTTGACAACTTTCAG TTTGTGAATTTCACAAAAATCATGTCCGAGAACACTGAAGCATCAAAGAAGGAAGCAGCATTTGCACTTGCTGCACTTATGGAAATTCCATTTCAGTACCGGGCAGCTCAAAATATACAACTTACTGA TAGAGAGTCGGTTCTTCGTCAGCATAGAAGGCCTCTGCCTCCACCTAATGAAGTAATAGATCATGATAATGCTCGGATGGCTATCCCGCACATGCCAAATTTGGAATCAGTTCAACCATCAGCTCCAGCTGGTATCGAACCA GTATGCCCCATTTGTCTTACCAACCCCAAGGACATGGCTTTTGGATGTGGTCACACA ACTTGCAAGGAGTGTGGCTCAACATTATCTTCATGCCCTATGTGCCGGAAGCAAATTACAACTCGCCTGAGATTGTACACTTAG
- the LOC114162114 gene encoding E3 ubiquitin-protein ligase RGLG3 isoform X2, whose protein sequence is MGNTESMYESEDNFYQHAPYYAGSLENSSYHESSSYDGDYSNTSYNQPSTYARSSENSWRQKKQQPTYIADHFSSLDQVVSALREAGLESSNLILAIDFTKSNEWTGKHSFHRKSLHHIGNSPNPYEQAISIIGRTLSSFDEDNLIPCFGFGDASTHDQNVFSFYQDNRFCHGFEEVLARYREIVPYLKLSGPTSFAPVIDAAIDIVERNNGQYHVLVIIADGQVTRNPDTPHGRLSPQEEATISSIIGASHYPLSIILVGVGDGPWDEMKHFDDNITERVFDNFQFVNFTKIMSENTEASKKEAAFALAALMEIPFQYRAAQNIQLTEESVLRQHRRPLPPPNEVIDHDNARMAIPHMPNLESVQPSAPAGIEPVCPICLTNPKDMAFGCGHTTCKECGSTLSSCPMCRKQITTRLRLYT, encoded by the exons ATGGGAAATACAGAGTCAATGTATGAATCTGAAGATAATTTTTACCAACATGCCCCTTATTATGCTGGGAGTTTGGAGAATAGTAGCTATCATGAATCATCTTCTTATGATGGGGATTATTCGAATACTAGCTATAATCAACCCTCTACTTATGCTAGAAGCTCAGAAAACAGTTGGCGTCAGAAAAAGCAGCAACCCACATATATAGCTGATCATTTCAGCTCATTGGATCAG GTTGTTTCTGCTCTTAGAGAAGCTGGTCTTGAATCTTCAAATTTAATACTTGCTATTGACTTCACCAAAAGCAATGAGTGGACAG GCAAGCACTCGTTCCATCGAAAAAGCCTTCATCACATTGGAAACAGTCCTAATCCATATGAGCAGGCTATCTCCATCATTGGTCGTACTTTGTCTTCCTTTGATGAAGACAATCTGATACCATGTTTTGGATTTGGTGATG CTTCTACACATGATCAGAATGTGTTCAGTTTTTATCAAGATAATAGATTTTGTCATGGTTTTGAGGAAGTACTTGCACGCTACAGAGAGATTGTTCCATACTTAAAACTATCAG GTCCAACATCATTTGCCCCTGTAATCGATGCAGCAATCGACATTGTGGAAAGAAACAACGGCCAATATCATGTTCTTGTCATTATTGCTGATGGACAg gtTACCAGAAATCCAGATACACCACATGGAAGGCTTAGTCCTCAAGAAGAAGCAACCATTAGTTCCATCATTGGTGCAAG TCACTATCCTCTCTCGATTATTTTGGTTGGCGTTGGAGATGGACCATGGGATGAGATGAAGCACTTTGATGATAACATTACTGAGCGAGTATTTGACAACTTTCAG TTTGTGAATTTCACAAAAATCATGTCCGAGAACACTGAAGCATCAAAGAAGGAAGCAGCATTTGCACTTGCTGCACTTATGGAAATTCCATTTCAGTACCGGGCAGCTCAAAATATACAACTTACTGA AGAGTCGGTTCTTCGTCAGCATAGAAGGCCTCTGCCTCCACCTAATGAAGTAATAGATCATGATAATGCTCGGATGGCTATCCCGCACATGCCAAATTTGGAATCAGTTCAACCATCAGCTCCAGCTGGTATCGAACCA GTATGCCCCATTTGTCTTACCAACCCCAAGGACATGGCTTTTGGATGTGGTCACACA ACTTGCAAGGAGTGTGGCTCAACATTATCTTCATGCCCTATGTGCCGGAAGCAAATTACAACTCGCCTGAGATTGTACACTTAG
- the LOC114164832 gene encoding DNA polymerase delta catalytic subunit, whose product MSNNASRKRAASTVAPQPPPPKQAVMTQEEDFMDEDVFIDQTLVSEDEESIILRDIEQRQALAARLSKWTRPPLSDDYVAQSCSVVFQQLEIDYVIGESHRELLPNMSGPAAIIRIFGVTKEGHSVCCNVHGFEPYFYISCPPGMGPDDISHFHQTLEGRMREANRNSNVGKFVRRIEMVQRRSIMYYQQSDSQPFLKIVVALPTMVASCRGILDRGIQLDGLGMKSFLTYESNVLFALRFMIDCSIVGGNWIEIPAGKYKKIVKNMSYCQLEFDCLYCDLVSHAPEGEYSKMAPFRILSFDIECAGRKGHFPEPSHDPVIQIANLVTLQGEDQPLIRNVMTLKSCSPIVGVDVMSFDTEREVLLAWRDFLREVDPDIIIGYNICKFDLPYLIERAANLKIAEFPILGRIRNSRVRVKDTTFSSRQYGTRESKEVTVEGRVQFDLLQVMQRDYKLSSYSLNSVSAHFLSEQKEDVHHSIISDLQNGTAETRRRLAVYCLKDAYLPQRLLDKLMFIYNYVEMARVTGVPISFLLSRGQSIKVLSQLLRKARQKNLVIPNVKQVGSEQGTFEGATVLEARAGFYEKPIATLDFASLYPSIMMAYNLCYCTLVTSEDARKLNIPPESVNRTPSGETFVKSNLQKGILPEILEELLTARKRAKADLKEAKDPLERAVLDGRQLALKISANSVYGFTGATIGQLPCLEISSSVTSYGRQMIEHTKKLVEDKFTTLNGYEHNAEVIYGDTDSVMVQFGVSAVEQAMNLGREAAEYISGTFTKPIKLEFEKVYYPYLLISKKRYAGLFWTKPDKFDKMDTKGIETVRRDNCLLVKNLVNDCLHKILIDRDVPGAVQYVKNAISDLLRNRMDLSLLVITKGLTKTGDDYEVKAAHVELAERMRKRDAATAPNVGDRVPYVIIKGAKGAKAYEKSEDPIYVLENNIPIDAQYYLENQISKPILRIFEPILKNASRELLHGSHTRSISISTPSNSGLWKFAKKELTCIGCKAVLGKDHHTVCSHCKGREAELYCKTVSRVSELETLFGKLWTQCQECQGSLHQDILCTSRDCPIFYRRKKAQKEMSEAQSQLDRWSF is encoded by the exons ATGAGCAACAACGCCTCAAGAAAGCGGGCGGCGTCGACGGTGGCGCCACAACCTCCGCCGCCGAAGCAAGCCGTAATGACTCAGGAAGAGGACTTCATGGACGAAGACGTGTTCATCGACCAAACCCTTGTTTCAGAAGACGAAGAGTCCATCATTCTCCGCGACATCGAGCAGCGCCAGGCCCTCGCTGCGCGGCTATCCAAGTGGACCCGTCCTCCTCTCTCCGATGATTACGTCGCACAATCTTGTAGCGTCG TTTTTCAGCAGCTGGAGATTGATTATGTGATCGGGGAGAGTCACAGGGAGTTGCTGCCGAACATGTCTGGACCTGCTGCCATTATCAGAATATTTGGTGTTACAAAAGAAG GACACAGCGTTTGCTGCAACGTTCACGGCTTTGAACCATATTTCTACATCTCTTGCCCTCCTGGAATGGGTCCAGATGATATCTCTCATTTCCACCAAACACTTGAG GGGAGGATGAGAGAAGCCAATagaaatagtaatgtaggaaaATTCGTTCGCCGCATTGAAATGGTGCAGAGGAGAAGTATTATGTACTATCAGCAATCTGATTCTCAGCCCTTCCTCAAAATAGTAGTTGCACTCCCAACAATGGTTGCCAGCTGCCGTG GTATTCTTGATAGAGGTATTCAGCTTGATGGTCTGGGAATGAAGAGCTTCTTGACTTATGAAAGCAATGTACTTTTTGCCCTACGGTTCATGATTGATTGCAGCATAGTTGGTGGAAATTGGATTGAAATTCCAGCGgggaaatataaaaaaatagtgaaaaacaTGTCTTATTGTCAGTTGGAGTTTGATTGCCT GTATTGTGATTTGGTTAGTCATGCCCCGGAAGGGGAATATTCAAAGATGGCTCCATTTCGCATATTGAGTTTTGACATTGAGTGTGCTGGTCGCAAAGGTCATTTTCCTGAGCCTAGCCATGATCCTGTTATCCAG ATTGCTAATTTGGTTACTTTACAAGGAGAAGACCAACCACTTATTCGTAATGTGATGACCCTTAAATCATGTTCTCCTATTGTTGGTGTTGATGTGATGTCATTTGATACGGAAAGAGAAGTCCTGCTAGCTTGGAGG GATTTCCTTCGGGAAGTGGACCCTGATATTATTATTGGATATAACATATGCAAATTTGACCTGCCGTATCTTATTGAG AGAGCTGCAAACCTGAAGATAGCAGAATTTCCAATTCTTGGCCGTATTAGGAACAGTAGGGTTCGGGTGAAGGATACAACTTTTTCATCAAG GCAGTACGGGACCAGGGAAAGTAAAGAAGTTACAGTAGAAGGGAGAGTTCAGTTTGACTTACTCCAG GTTATGCAAAGAGATTACAAATTAAGTTCTTATTCACTAAATTCTGTCTCAGCACACTTCCTTTCTGAGCAG AAAGAGGATGTCCATCACTCTATTATATCTGATCTTCAGAATGGAACCGCAGAAACTAGGAGGCGCCTTGCTGTGTATTGTTTGAAG GATGCATATCTTCCTCAGCGGCTTTTGGATAAACTGATGTTCATttacaactatgtggagatggCTCGAGTAACAGGTGTTCCAATTTCTTTTCTACTTTCCAGAGGTCAAAGCATTAAG GTACTTTCTCAACTTCTTAGGAAGGCAAGACAGAAGAATCTGGTCATTCCTAATGTCAAACAGGTTGGGTCTGAACAAGGAACATTTGAAGGTGCCACT GTGTTGGAGGCAAGAGCTGGATTTTATGAAAAACCAATCGCTACGTTAGATTTTGCATCCCTATATCCATCTATTATGATGGCCTATAATTTATGTTATTGCACTCTG GTCACTTCTGAAGATGCTCGCAAGCTGAACATCCCTCCAGAGTCAGTGAACAGAACTCCATCTGGTGAAACATTTGTTAAATCAAATCTGCAGAAG GGAATACTTCCTGAAATACTTGAAGAGCTATTAACAGCCCGGAAAAGGGCAAAAGCAGATTTAAAG GAGGCAAAGGATCCCCTGGAGAGGGCAGTTCTAGATGGTAGGCAGCTGGCCCTGAAA ATTAGTGCAAATTCCGTTTATGGGTTTACTGGGGCTACCATTGGTCAGTTACCATGTTTAGAGATATCATCAAGTGTAACAAGCTATG GTCGACAAATGATTGAGCACACAAAAAAACTTGTGGAAGATAAATTCACGACACTTAATGGCTATGAACACAATGCTGAG GTAATATATGGAGACACGGATTCAGTCATGGTACAATTTGGTGTTTCTGCCGTAGAACAGGCTATGAACTTGGGGAGAGAAGCTGCCGAATATATAAGTGGAACTTTCACAAAA CCCATCAAACTAGAATTTGAGAAGGTTTATTATCCATATCTCTTGATTAGCAAGAAGAGATATGCCGGTTTGTTTTGGACAAAACCAGACAAGTTCGACAAAATGGACACTAAAg GTATTGAAACAGTTCGAAGAGACAATTGTTTGTTGGTCAAAAACCTGGTGAATGATTGTCTTCACAAGATACTGATTGACAGGGACGTTCCAGGGGCTGTCCAGTATGTCAAGAACGCAATTTCAGATCTTCTCAGGAATCGTATGGATTTATCACTGCTGGTTATTACAAAG GGTTTAACGAAGACAGGAGATGATTATGAAGTAAAGGCAGCTCATGTTGAACTTGCTGAAAGGATGCGCAAG CGAGATGCTGCCACTGCTCCAAATGTTGGAGACAGAGTACCTTATGTAATTATCAAAGGTGCAAAAGGTGCGAAG GCATATGAGAAATCAGAGGACCCTATTTATGTTCTAGAGAACAACATACCAATAGATGCTCAATACTATCTTGAGAATCAAATTAGCAAG CCGATCCTGAGAATTTTTGAGCCAATTCTGAAGAATGCTAGCAGAGAACTTCTCCATGGAAGTCATACAAGATCTATTTCTATTTCTACTCCATCAAACAGTGGCTTATGGAAATTTGCTAAGAAAGAGCTTACCTGCATTGGTTGTAAAGCGGTATTAGG GAAGGATCATCACACAGTTTGTTCACATTGCAAAGGAAGGGAAGCTGAGCTATATTGTAAGACAGTATCTCGAG TGTCCGAGTTGGAGACGCTTTTTGGGAAGTTATGGACACAATGTCAGGAGTGCCAAGGTTCACTTCATCAAGATATTCTCTGCACAAG TCGGGATTGTCCAATCTTTTATCGACGAAAAAAGGCACAGAAAGAAATGTCCGAAGCACAATCGCAATTGGACCGGTGGAGCTTTTAG